One part of the Lotus japonicus ecotype B-129 chromosome 2, LjGifu_v1.2 genome encodes these proteins:
- the LOC130740397 gene encoding auxin response factor 18-like isoform X2 has translation MKEGEKSLDPQLWHACAGGMVQMPQVNSRVFYFPQGHAEHAHTNVDLRGSLPPFILCNVAAVKFMADPETDEVFAKMRLVPLRNSELGLGEEGGEVLENSEKPASFAKTLTQSDANNGGGFSVPRYCAETIFPRLDYAAEPPVQTVVAKDVHGELWKFRHIYRGTPRRHLLTTGWSTFVNQKKLVAGDSVVFLRAENGELYVGIRRAKKGIGGGGGGGSEVSSGWSSASGSGNCGIGPYGAFSFFLREENKTLRNGCVGGGGDLSGRARVRPEAVIEAVTLAASNQPFEVVYYPRASTPEFCIKASAVKAAMRVQWCSGMRFKMPFETEDSSRISWFMGTIASVQVVDPVRWPNSPWRLLQVNWDEPDLLQNVKRVSPWLVELVSNMPAIHFTPFSPPRKKLRFPQHPDFPLDVRFPTPTFSGNQLGPNVPLICLSDNAPASIQGARHAQIGISLSDIHLSNKLQLGLFPTNIQLHSGISNGNMTNHDESKESLSCLLTMGKSIKSLEKSVDVKKHQFLLFGQPILTEQQISNSCSREVLSHNNSGKNSLAVNEDKEKCFFDSPGKASSAEFSWQLGLDTGHCKVFLDSEDVGRSLDLSCLGSYEELYMRLANLFGLERSEMLNHVLYRDATGAVKQTGEEPFSDFMKTAKRLTILTDSGSKSIRIRFSGPGLQELGMVNMDWMHQIKQVL, from the exons ATGAAGGAAGGTGAGAAGAGCTTGGATCCGCAACTATGGCACGCGTGTGCAGGTGGAATGGTTCAAATGCCTCAGGTGAACTCCAGAGTTTTCTACTTTCCACAAGGGCATGCGGAACATGCTCACACCAACGTTGATCTGAGAGGTTCATTGCCACCGTTCATCCTCTGCAACGTTGCAGCAGTGAAATTCATGGCTGACCCAGAAACCGATGAGGTTTTCGCCAAGATGAGGCTCGTTCCTCTGAGGAATTCAGAGCTTGGTTTGGGAGAAGAAGGAGGTGAAGTGTTGGAAAATTCAGAGAAGCCTGCGTCGTTTGCTAAGACTTTGACCCAATCGGATGCTAACAATGGTGGGGGGTTTTCTGTTCCGAGGTACTGTGCGGAGACAATTTTTCCCAGGCTGGATTATGCGGCGGAACCGCCGGTTCAGACGGTGGTGGCGAAGGATGTTCACGGCGAGCTTTGGAAGTTTAGGCATATATATAGAGGCACGCCGCGTAGGCACTTGCTGACCACAGGGTGGAGTACTTTTGTGAACCAGAAGAAACTGGTTGCAGGGGATTCTGTGGTGTTTTTGAGGGCTGAGAATGGGGAATTGTATGTTGGGATTCGTAGAGCAAAGAAGGgaattggtggtggtggtggtggtggttctgaGGTTTCATCTGGGTGGAGCTCAGCTTCAGGATCAGGGAATTGTGGGATTGGACCTTATGGGGCATTCTCTTTTTTCTTGAGAGAAGAGAACAAGACATTGAGGAATGGttgtgttggtggtggtggtgatttgAGTGGGAGGGCAAGAGTGAGACCTGAAGCTGTTATTGAAGCTGTGACTCTAGCTGCTAGCAACCAACCATTTGAGGTTGTTTATTATCCAAGAGCTAGCACTCCTGAGTTTTGTATTAAGGCTTCGGCTGTGAAGGCGGCGATGAGGGTTCAATGGTGCTCTGGGATGAGGTTCAAGATGCCCTTTGAAACTGAGGACTCTTCCAGGATTAGCTGGTTCATGGGAACCATTGCTTCTGTTCAGGTTGTTGATCCTGTTCGCTGGCCTAATTCCCCATGGCGGCTTCTTCAG GTTAATTGGGATGAGCCAGATTTACTACAAAATGTGAAGCGTGTTAGCCCGTGGTTGGTTGAATTGGTATCGAACATGCCAGCCATCCATTTCACACCCTTCTCTCCACCGAGAAAGAAGCTGCGGTTTCCGCAGCACCCCGACTTCCCCCTTGATGTTCGTTTTCCGACACCAACGTTTTCAGGCAACCAGCTCGGGCCAAACGTGCCCTTGATCTGTTTATCTGATAATGCTCCTGCAAGCATACAGGGAGCCAGGCATGCTCAAATTGGAATATCTCTATCAGATATCCACCTTAGCAATAAACTACAGTTGGGGTTGTTTCCAACTAACATCCAGCTTCATAGTGGGATTTCAAATGGCAACATGACCAACCATGATGAGAGCAAGGAAAGCTTATCATGCTTGCTGACCATGGGAAAATCTATTAAAAGTTTGGAGAAATCTGTTGATGTTAAGAAACACCAATTTTTGCTTTTCGGTCAACCGATACTCACTGAGCAACAAATCTCTAATAGCTGCTCTAGAGAAGTGTTGTCTCATAATAATTCAGGAAAAAATTCACTAGCTGTGAATGAGGACAAAGAGAAGTGCTTTTTTGATTCACCAGGAAAAGCTTCTAGTGCTGAGTTTTCTTGGCAACTTGGCTTGGATACTGGTCATTGCAAGGTTTTCTTGGATTCAGAAGATGTAGGAAGAAGCCTAGACTTATCATGTCTTGGTTCTTATGAAGAGCTGTACATGCGACTTGCCAATTTGTTTGGCTTAGAAAGATCTGAGATGTTGAACCATGTCCTCTACCGCGATGCAACTGGTGCTGTTAAGCAAACTGGAGAAGAACCTTTCAG TGATTTCATGAAGACAGCAAAAAGATTGACAATTTTGACTGACTCAGGCAGCAAAAGTATTAG AATCCGTTTTTCAGGGCCTGGATTACAGGAACTCGGAATGGTGAACATGGATTGGATGCATCAAATCAAACAGGTCCTCTAA
- the LOC130740397 gene encoding auxin response factor 18-like isoform X1 — MKEGEKSLDPQLWHACAGGMVQMPQVNSRVFYFPQGHAEHAHTNVDLRGSLPPFILCNVAAVKFMADPETDEVFAKMRLVPLRNSELGLGEEGGEVLENSEKPASFAKTLTQSDANNGGGFSVPRYCAETIFPRLDYAAEPPVQTVVAKDVHGELWKFRHIYRGTPRRHLLTTGWSTFVNQKKLVAGDSVVFLRAENGELYVGIRRAKKGIGGGGGGGSEVSSGWSSASGSGNCGIGPYGAFSFFLREENKTLRNGCVGGGGDLSGRARVRPEAVIEAVTLAASNQPFEVVYYPRASTPEFCIKASAVKAAMRVQWCSGMRFKMPFETEDSSRISWFMGTIASVQVVDPVRWPNSPWRLLQVNWDEPDLLQNVKRVSPWLVELVSNMPAIHFTPFSPPRKKLRFPQHPDFPLDVRFPTPTFSGNQLGPNVPLICLSDNAPASIQGARHAQIGISLSDIHLSNKLQLGLFPTNIQLHSGISNGNMTNHDESKESLSCLLTMGKSIKSLEKSVDVKKHQFLLFGQPILTEQQISNSCSREVLSHNNSGKNSLAVNEDKEKCFFDSPGKASSAEFSWQLGLDTGHCKVFLDSEDVGRSLDLSCLGSYEELYMRLANLFGLERSEMLNHVLYRDATGAVKQTGEEPFSDFMKTAKRLTILTDSGSKSIRAWITGTRNGEHGLDASNQTGPLSIFA; from the exons ATGAAGGAAGGTGAGAAGAGCTTGGATCCGCAACTATGGCACGCGTGTGCAGGTGGAATGGTTCAAATGCCTCAGGTGAACTCCAGAGTTTTCTACTTTCCACAAGGGCATGCGGAACATGCTCACACCAACGTTGATCTGAGAGGTTCATTGCCACCGTTCATCCTCTGCAACGTTGCAGCAGTGAAATTCATGGCTGACCCAGAAACCGATGAGGTTTTCGCCAAGATGAGGCTCGTTCCTCTGAGGAATTCAGAGCTTGGTTTGGGAGAAGAAGGAGGTGAAGTGTTGGAAAATTCAGAGAAGCCTGCGTCGTTTGCTAAGACTTTGACCCAATCGGATGCTAACAATGGTGGGGGGTTTTCTGTTCCGAGGTACTGTGCGGAGACAATTTTTCCCAGGCTGGATTATGCGGCGGAACCGCCGGTTCAGACGGTGGTGGCGAAGGATGTTCACGGCGAGCTTTGGAAGTTTAGGCATATATATAGAGGCACGCCGCGTAGGCACTTGCTGACCACAGGGTGGAGTACTTTTGTGAACCAGAAGAAACTGGTTGCAGGGGATTCTGTGGTGTTTTTGAGGGCTGAGAATGGGGAATTGTATGTTGGGATTCGTAGAGCAAAGAAGGgaattggtggtggtggtggtggtggttctgaGGTTTCATCTGGGTGGAGCTCAGCTTCAGGATCAGGGAATTGTGGGATTGGACCTTATGGGGCATTCTCTTTTTTCTTGAGAGAAGAGAACAAGACATTGAGGAATGGttgtgttggtggtggtggtgatttgAGTGGGAGGGCAAGAGTGAGACCTGAAGCTGTTATTGAAGCTGTGACTCTAGCTGCTAGCAACCAACCATTTGAGGTTGTTTATTATCCAAGAGCTAGCACTCCTGAGTTTTGTATTAAGGCTTCGGCTGTGAAGGCGGCGATGAGGGTTCAATGGTGCTCTGGGATGAGGTTCAAGATGCCCTTTGAAACTGAGGACTCTTCCAGGATTAGCTGGTTCATGGGAACCATTGCTTCTGTTCAGGTTGTTGATCCTGTTCGCTGGCCTAATTCCCCATGGCGGCTTCTTCAG GTTAATTGGGATGAGCCAGATTTACTACAAAATGTGAAGCGTGTTAGCCCGTGGTTGGTTGAATTGGTATCGAACATGCCAGCCATCCATTTCACACCCTTCTCTCCACCGAGAAAGAAGCTGCGGTTTCCGCAGCACCCCGACTTCCCCCTTGATGTTCGTTTTCCGACACCAACGTTTTCAGGCAACCAGCTCGGGCCAAACGTGCCCTTGATCTGTTTATCTGATAATGCTCCTGCAAGCATACAGGGAGCCAGGCATGCTCAAATTGGAATATCTCTATCAGATATCCACCTTAGCAATAAACTACAGTTGGGGTTGTTTCCAACTAACATCCAGCTTCATAGTGGGATTTCAAATGGCAACATGACCAACCATGATGAGAGCAAGGAAAGCTTATCATGCTTGCTGACCATGGGAAAATCTATTAAAAGTTTGGAGAAATCTGTTGATGTTAAGAAACACCAATTTTTGCTTTTCGGTCAACCGATACTCACTGAGCAACAAATCTCTAATAGCTGCTCTAGAGAAGTGTTGTCTCATAATAATTCAGGAAAAAATTCACTAGCTGTGAATGAGGACAAAGAGAAGTGCTTTTTTGATTCACCAGGAAAAGCTTCTAGTGCTGAGTTTTCTTGGCAACTTGGCTTGGATACTGGTCATTGCAAGGTTTTCTTGGATTCAGAAGATGTAGGAAGAAGCCTAGACTTATCATGTCTTGGTTCTTATGAAGAGCTGTACATGCGACTTGCCAATTTGTTTGGCTTAGAAAGATCTGAGATGTTGAACCATGTCCTCTACCGCGATGCAACTGGTGCTGTTAAGCAAACTGGAGAAGAACCTTTCAG TGATTTCATGAAGACAGCAAAAAGATTGACAATTTTGACTGACTCAGGCAGCAAAAGTATTAG GGCCTGGATTACAGGAACTCGGAATGGTGAACATGGATTGGATGCATCAAATCAAACAGGTCCTCTAAGCATATTTGCTTAG